The DNA sequence GCTGAAACGCTCATCTTCATCTATGCGTTTAAACGATTTGGGCGGCGCGGTTAACAAAAAAACACCGCCTGCGGCAGCGTAATGGCGGTTCTGGGCCGGATTGGGGCCTTTTCCGGACCGGATGGGCGTATTTGACGGGATGGAAGTCTTTTACAGCCGGTACAGGATCTGGTCGGTCCAGAAGCGTTCCAGGTGGTGCAACGTCTTGTTGACCTGCTCCAGATCGGCGGCGGCGATGCCGCCCACCTGCTCGATCGACTGCAGGTGGCGCTTGTACAGCGCCGAGAGCAGGTCGTGCACGCCGCGGCCCTTGTCGGTCAGCCGGACCCGCACCGAGCGGCGGTCGTTGTCGCAGCGCTCATGGTGGATATAGCCCGCCTCGACCAGCTTCTTCAGATTGTAGGAGACGTTCGAGCCGAGATAATAGCCGCGCGAGCGCAACTCGCCGGCGGAAAGCTCGGACCCCCCGATATTGTAGAGCAGCAATGCCTGCACTGCGTTGACGTCGGAGCGGCCGTGCCGGTCGAACTCGTCCTTGATGATGTCAAGTAGACGCCGGTGAAGCCGCTCGATCAGCGTCAGGGCCTCAAGATACTGAGGCTCGATGCTTCCGGGATGTTCTGCCGCCTTGAACGCAACAGTCTTTGTCGCGGTATTCATTTATTACGCCTCAGCCTGTGTGGGGTCATTGCCCCATTGATTGTTTCGGGCAACACTATAAGAAGCAGGCTAAAATCCTCTTAAATAGCAGGATTAATTCTACCTTAAAGGAACGGGTCAAAAGCCGGCCGTCGGCGGCACGAGCGCACTGGCATCGCGCTGCCCGCTGGTTTAGGTTCCCGTGGCATGCCCACGGCTTTCGAGGCAGCGATGAAAGGTCAGGTTCTGGGACGTTTTCCGGCGCTGCGGATGCGCCGCAACCGCCGCGCCGACTGGTCGCGGCGGCTGGTGCGCGAGGGCGTTTTATCCGTCGACGACCTGATCTGGCCGATCTTCCTCATCGACGGCGAGAAACGCCGCGAG is a window from the Hyphomicrobiales bacterium genome containing:
- a CDS encoding winged helix DNA-binding protein, whose protein sequence is MNTATKTVAFKAAEHPGSIEPQYLEALTLIERLHRRLLDIIKDEFDRHGRSDVNAVQALLLYNIGGSELSAGELRSRGYYLGSNVSYNLKKLVEAGYIHHERCDNDRRSVRVRLTDKGRGVHDLLSALYKRHLQSIEQVGGIAAADLEQVNKTLHHLERFWTDQILYRL